atgccagctgtaaaatttctaagttataggtcaaggtcaaagcaaaattctctaaAAAGCGTTTCATCCTTGTATCTTTTCTAAGTGGtgccctttgagatggtcaccaccTCAATGCTGTTCATTTTAAACGTCTGATTCGTATTACTTGAACTTCATTTTCATTGTCAAATATAGTAGAGTGGGGGGACTCCGTGATAGTTGAAtttctatatgtaaattaaatttttgctgcaagaaaaagtgaGAAAATCATCACCCTGATGACGTGCGACAAAGAACAGAGGTATGAGGAACTAATTTAAAATCGGGTTCGTGATTCATAAAATACTAATCAATGACAGAAACACGGTAAGATAGATAGTAGTCTCAGTtttcaaaagagaatataaagAAGATACGCCCTTTTTTATATCTCAATACTTTAAGTTTAAGgtaataaaatatgtacttAACAAGTATATATCGATGGTTAGGAACAACAGTCATTACAAATCAAGAACGCGGTTTGTACCTAAggcataatatgttttacggtgctaccgttctggcgagcgcagcaagaattacacataccttgcatcattgtcaacttatagttttatttaggtatcaacgaacgtcaaagaatttttgagagagtattgcactacaataagtatgccaaaggtactaattttaatggctATGacacatacagcgcaacccccttttcagagagagagagaccggtacctgtttgtaAGGTGTGTAATTtaccacttttaaatttaatggtctgactataagcaatatctacataatttatttaactgggttttttttccattttattcctttttatttatttcaaaatgtcctattgtttatttcctccctactcatgaatgcacaattagcttaaaaatggatcgatattacagtaaagtatggctcttgctaatatatatacataaaatctctatattaaaaaaatttaaaaataaatcatacgtCAATGAGGcgggtatcgcagtctatactgaaatagctagtacacgcattacagatgtttgatccacctctaaatttatcgcgggaaatatagcgcgagtgcactgtgacgtcatccatgacttagttcgtctttgtttacgtttctcgactcaatacggaggtatggaagcatgtaacatatcttttgagtctcgccaaagcatatgcggtactcaaaacgtgtcttcaaactttaagtcactgtaaattacgagttaaaagtcggccatttttggcatagcaccacgggtgaaaacattagagagcattatgggacgtagacaaaaaaatttgtttgatgaactgtaggtttagctcgttctttttcccgcgcacactggttcttagagctcgcttcgctcgccggcgctgtgcgccggcgagctgcgctcgctataaaatATTGCATTCACTAGGTTTTGTTAAAAAGACATGGACGTATTTAACAAGCTTCGCAGCGCAGTAAGCAGTGCATTGCCAGGAAACCCTTTGTCTAAAGATTTTGACGTTTCAAACCACGTGGCGTCGGGAGGGCCTGGGTTATCCTGGAAGATCTACAATGCAATCAAGAGGACAACAAAACAGGTAAAACGTTAGGCCTCATTGATGAAAGATCCACCAGAGTAACTAGGAATTTTCCTTGTCTCTAAGATAAGGTTTTGTACATTTGATATgtgtattaatttaaaactgatacatgtaaagtaaTCTTTAGGTAATCTGGGAGAACTGGCGCTTGACTAAATCATTCCAAGTACcttctcgccagtgcattgttacgtcagtTTTCGATatgattttatgttttaattgataaaatgacCTTACTATGCACTCTGAGCAATGGCGAAGATGAGCTGCACAACTTCAGTCATTATATATCCTTGCATGTgtgaattttatgtttaaaactatGAGATTGCaatcaaaatgatataaataagtgAAAGAGGTCACAGTTAATGTAAATctatcattttacatgtagctATATGGAAAGTTCTTTTATTGCTTGTAAATATATCACACACTTATAATGTAGACTGAAGTATGTATGCAATAGCTGGTGAAAAATGGTCCTTGGCGAGAATTGGTTGCCAGtgtagtctgtcccaagtttgtTTCTTTCCCTTTTTGAAGATTGaacaataatattaataaacataCATATCAATTAATTAAGTACAATTGGAATCCATAAGAGGgaaaaattccaagatttctTCATTGACTTGTCATTTGATTTTATACCGCTAAAAAATGACAGacacaaaaactaatttccaatGGAAATTTATGATGGAAAATGTTTACagcttttctccatttggaagtactCGGATTATTTggcacaattttttaatgtcatcATATGGGGACTATATTAGGTTGTTTGTAAAGCAAAATCCCCATATTCTTCTTATTTTTAGCAGTGTGTTGAATCCATGCAAGCTAGAGGGGTTATTTCAATTGACAAAGAAGATATCTTgagattttttcatacttttaatACTAGTATAGACATATCATTTAACCTTTGAGTAGCCTGtcaggctttattggatttaatcACCCCTGACTGTATTTGATCacttcataatactcaaagaatgattccttattccttaaatatgcATACAACATTTTACATCTCTCTTACCCTAATATGAGGGATTTTTCTTTGTAGGAAGCATCAGTTTTTgtgtttgaaaagaaaaatctgGAAAAATACTCAAAAAAGGACAGAGACCTGATTATAGATTCATTAAAGAAGGGTGTTTCACAGCTAACAAGATTAAGACATCCAAAGATTCTGTCCGTTCTTCAACCCCTTGAGGAGTCAAGGTAATAAAATGTAGTATAGAATTAAGAAATTattaaaaggtacatgtaatgatGGTAAGTTCTCTTACTGCTGAAGCATAAATATACATTATGATTATCAGAGATTGTTATGAATTTACATTGGTTGTAATGATAATTGAAATATGCCATTGAAGTTAGTAGATGTTATATGTAATGTGATTTCATTTCTATTCAAGGGCATTTGTTTTtgtggatgtacatgtatatatgtgataaAAATCTAGGACTAGAGCTTTACCATTAGATTTCTTGTCATTCATCTAGTGTCATTGTTCTCTGTTTTAATGGAtgacagcaacaatattcacaAAACTTGCTGTTCATGCTAGGATGAGAGCCAATACCagtttagatatacatgtattacagtatATTTCCAGTTATTTTTCCAATGATGTAATTTTTCGATTTCTTTCGGATCCTTTTCGCATGACAGAAAATACAGTATACACAATTTACATGGTTTATTACTTATtagaaattttttattattacagaGAGGCACTTGCATTTGCCACAGAGCCTGTGTTTGCCAGTCTGGCCAATGTTTTAGGGGACCACACTAATGTACCAACACCTGTGCCCTCAGAGCTGACAGAATACAAGTTATTTGATGTGGAGATCAAGCATGGAATTATACAGGTTAATGCACACAATAAGAATCTTATATCTGTACAACAAATCTATTGAAGTACGTTTGAATGAcaaattttttatcatacattATAATGTACAATTTAAGAGAAATAAGTGAAATAATATGCTGCAGGTAACACTCAATGGCTCAATTAAAGCTTCAATCTCTCAAAGTTCTTGATCTCTATATGCAATTCTTtgtaagttttgaaaatttaattaactTCAACTTTAATTGACTTATAAGATGATCAAATTCAATTGAAACAAAGACAGCAAGTATTTTCCAAGAATACCTTcagttattaattaataaataattaattcaaaaaatataccattttaGTAGTTTATATGTTTGCATATTTATGTTTATGTACAGATATTATCAACTTTTATAAAGCGTATTTTGCTCCAAAATATAACAGGTAGCAGAGGGACTGGGATTTCTGCACAAAGATGCCAAAATGATGCACAATAATATTTGTCCATCCAGTATCATTGTCAACAAATATGGCGCCTGGAAGTTAGCTGGCTTTGATTTCTGTGTTGCCAACATTAGCCAGCAGGATCAGGCTGTAAGATACACAATACAtgcactttttttaaatactgaaacAAGATACcggtaaatgtaaaaaatttttcaagaaagaatgtaatgaatgtacatgtatatattttattaactttaatttagaaatatgtgTACTTCTCTAAATACAAGATAAAGGtgaaattttattcaattaagaATTTAGTAAAATATGCacttattaatttgaattaagaaaaacatGTTGTACTATTCAAGTTATGAAAACTCTGAGGAAAAAGAAATGTTCATgtgaacacatgtacatgtataggaaaTCATTGGCTTCATGCAGcatttgcacttcaataaatactggtacatgtatattaaatagaTAGAAATTTTAAGATACAGTTACTCCATAAGCATATCAtctacagttttttttatccaacattttaaaaaattattaatctcACGTATCACATACATATATtggattataatttgattttcttcactttttaGACCACATTTCCATGTCACGAGTGGAACCCCGACCAACCCATCATGACTCAGCCGTGTCTGGACTACATGGCTCCAGAGTACTGCCTTACCCTCAGCTGCTGTGAGGCCAGCGACATGTTTTCCTTGGGGGTCCTCATCTACTGTATATACAACCATGGAAAGCCTCTTTATGAATGCCACAATCAGCTGTCTCAGTTCAAAAAGTTCACAGAAGAGGTTGTTATTTTCACTCTTTTAGATAATTGAATGCTATGATTAAACATGTAATGATATGGAATCATTTGTATTCTGTGGGGCAATTTTGGTTGATTTTCAAAGTTTAAAGGTTCCTTTGCATATGATTTTGTGGATTTGCTTGTAAATAATAACTAAGTGACAGACATTTCTTTACTGTAATTATAGTGAGCTATAGGAAAATTATAATTGCTGAATCTTATTGGCAAGGGAGATTAAATCCTGTTAAGTTGGTGGAATGAtgttttttgacaaaaaaataacCCACATATTAATAAATGTgcgaatttttgaaatttcccatataatttaaattcaagttCAGATAGTAAAATTTTTTTGAGTCATCCCTTTTATTTGATGATCATTTCATAGATAGTAATTAGAATTCTAACACTTTATTATCATGTATGGTAcacataaaaatttgaataacatCATCAAGATGGGTTTCTTTATGTttattaaaagataatttaattctggttgtaacaccttatttgattggctaaagaattttaatgtaaattgttAGATATGACTTGCCTGCATCACCAATTGACACaccttttaaagatattaatctGCTTCGCGTTACCTTTGAATTTTGCAcaaattgtatcatttttaatcAGTAAAATAGTGCATCttgttttttaacatatgatattgaaaaattgaatgataaggaatgaatttaaatttctgCTGTGTTAAACTTGTGCAACATAACTTCTCTGTTTATGAAGGTAAATGTTATGTTATACCGGTAAGACATAAgtagaattaaattcattttttctttgtgtttatttctaaattaaagTTATTTGATATTCATCTCAACTTATTTGTACTTTTACGTGTGGGTGCATTGTAGCTTATAAACAATACTCTATGGTCATGCACCTGATAATGAAACtaataattaaaagtaaatctTTTCAAATTTACAGTTGAGGAAGTTCAGGGCTTCCCTTTTGGGGAGTGTTCCTGAAGGTTTGCAGCAGTATGTGAAACTCCTTCTGAACACTGAGCCTACGGTCAGACCAGACCCCAGTCAGCTGATGAAGGTAATCAGTCTGTAGCTGAGACTCGGCCTCTTTAGAAACCCTTGAGTCATGcaacacaaattaaaaaaattctagtgTAATCCCTGCCTTTTTGATTTAAGAAAACAAGCATATATCTTGAAGGTTGAGATGACACATTAATagtaatacatatatgtacatgtatatacttatcTTGTCAAAATTCTTTTGCTTTTTTTATCTATCACAGTAGTCCCACTTATAAAAACTTTTATGTTAAGGTTGAATGTCCATCACCTTTGTAGGTAATGATTACAACCAACTCTTTAACATAATTTACAGAACTCTATTTTGTCAGGTTGATTTCTTTGATGATGTTGGAACTGTGACTCTACAATTTATGGACACATTATTTCAACGGGATAACCTTCAAAAGTCCGAGTTCTTCCGAGGCCTCCCTAAGATCCTGAAAAATCTACCCAAGGTACAATGTGTCTTGTCAGTTGTAAAATGTTACTACATTGGTCTAAGAAATTGACATGATTTGTAGCACGTACTGATGATTAAAAGCACActgaaatttcagaattaatGATGTCAAATTGCTAATCAATCTTCTGCCTTTCTGTCTGATTTTTTAGCGAGTGAACCAGCAGAGGATACTGCCTCCCCTGGTCAAGGAGAGCGTGAACCACGACATGGTCCCCTTCACCCTCCCCAGCCTCCTATATATGGCGGACCAGGCCACTGAATCGGAGTATAGGAGCATCATCTTTCCAGCTCTTGTCCCACTTTTAAGAATGAGAGAGCCTATTCAGGTTCGCTGATAGTTTGTGTCCTTTTCTgtctattttttctttatctttaaaatgcttTGCTCTACGTTTTCAAGCGCTCTTGTTTGTCAAAGCAAGTACCTTAATTATTATgtgttttttatatattatgtaataGTGAAATTATATATGTTCAGCATACCCCAGACAAGAATTACCAAGATGGAGGAGGGGTATAATGACTTTAATCTGTTAGTCATTGAGTCCTGTTTTTGTCAGCTCAACTCCTCATAACATGCTGTTGAGAATTTTATGAGATTTTTGAAGTGCATGTTTTTAGAACAAAATGTGTAGATGTGCATACTACTCAGAAATATAAATTTCCGTATTTTCTGGGGTTTATTGAATACTGTAGActcctaattaaatgcaaggaactaatttttaaatctcACTTTCATTTTTCAGACAGAAATAAACTTAATGAAACTGtcaacagtgataaaaatttggcgttcttgattttatattctctcGATTGGATACAAAATAGTTGAATCGCTGAATTATGTACACgggtaaaataaggaatctacaatattttaatgaacAGTTTGTCAGCACACCTCCTTTAAAATACTGATCAGAAATACATGAGACTTTGTAGGTTTTGATGATTTCATTATTATTCTTAGATTTTTTAACTTTCGAACTCaaaaatttgttgttgtttaagACAAATATAGATTCGAGGGAAGTTTCGATGTGATAATTTTTCAGGAGTTATACCCCTTTATGAGGAACAagtattttgtgtatttaaagTGCACCCTTCCATTTATTGTGTGTATCATTTTCAAGTAATGTGAGAGCATGGGCTTGCTcactttatcttttatttttgaaatgtcGAATGATGGTGTTAAATCAGTTTTGGATTTTAAGTAATGCATgaacagggttgtctctaaaaattgaagtagatgGAAGAAATAGAAAAGTAGAAGGGGGGTCTAggggtcttgcttatagctacattgtgttgaaatgcaataatagccgggtaattaaggcattataggAGGGGGAATTCCCAGCCTCTCAGGTCTTAAAGACAACCCTGTCatgaatattaaacatttatttgtacTTTAAAGATTTCCCTGATCTTCATGCAAAATATGAGTGTGATGTTGAAGAAGACGCCTGTGAGTGACATGACCAATCACATTTTACCCATGATTCACCAGTCCTTGGAGGCAAACAACTCTCAACTGCAGGTACATCTTCTTGTCATTTGTATGAAAGATTCATTAGATATTAAACAAGCTAAAAATTCTTTTGTGTACAACTATCATCAACTTAAATGctcaatttgatatatttaatgtttattgATTTGATGCATTTGTAAATTCCTCTCATTTTAGGATATGTGTCTGGACATTGTGCCAACGTTTGCTGGGCTGATAGATTTTTCAGCTTTGAAGAAATCCATTTTGCCTCGGATAAAAAAGATTTGCCTTTCAACCAGCACCTTATCTGTAAGTGTACACCAGAGTTCTACTACAAGAACcatgtatttgtttgttaagaattttgcTGGGGACTTCTTAAAACTACTCTAGATCTGAGATTTTGCTATATCTGTGTATGTACTAAATGAGTTTTACTGAATAGGTGAGGATTAAGTGACTCTTGTGTATTTCATAAGCTCCTTCCATCAGTGTAATATTATACTGATTGTTTCCCTTCGGTGTGTATGATAGGTGAGGATTAACTGCCTGCTGTGTATTGGTAAGCTGTTGGAGTACATGGACAAGTGGACCGTCCTGGACGATGTCCTCCCCCTCCTCCCACAGATCCCCTCCAGGGAGCCCGCCGTCCTTATGAGCATTCTAGGTAACTAGTGGATACCAATAATTTAACCAATAATTTAACTCCAACGCAATGGCAGGGGCTATACTGTTGACTATTGATCTTTCAGTCCATTAGTcactccttttttttttgccattgCATCTCTTCTTATACCACTGAATAGAATATCATGAAATTTTGTAGTTAAAAAGGAGTCAGGGACATACAATATTGTGTGTAGATATGCATTTTCACTGGAATTTTTATCTTGGAAGAttcccttttttttaaacttgagaTAATCTTTATTGCTGTTGGTCATTCTGTTCCAACTTTGTTATTTagactttttagctcacctgagctgaatgCTCAAGTGAGGTTTTCTGATCAAATTTTGTCCATTGTCTGTCATTGTTCTGGTTTGCATTGTTGATGTTGTCATAGTCGCAaagttttcacattttcatcctCTACCCCCAAAACCACTGGGCAGTTTTAgctaaatttggcacaaagcattttATGTGCCAAAGGGATTAAAATGTAACTAAATTGCTGgaattttatgttgttttttttattttaataattttttttttttttgggggggggggattgttgtttcttttttatgaacTGAGTGAATCAGACCTCAATTCACTTGTATATGGCTATATGTattatatgaaattatattgtttatttcttccaGGAATATATCAAGTCACAATGTCTCATGCCAAACTGGGAATTACAAAAGATCTGCTAGCTACTAAAGTTCTGCCATTTCTCATACCCATTAGTATTGATAGCAATCTGAATCTTTCACAGGTAAATTTTCTAAACTTGTATTTGGAATGTCAATTATCACTTTAAAATAGAATATATTTGAaagtgtttttagctcacctgagctgaaagctcaagtgagctattctgatcacattttgtctgtcgtccgtctgtccgtccgtctgtccgtaaacttttcacattttcaacatcttctcaagaactactgggccaatttcaaccaaacttggcacaaatcatccttaggcaaaggggattcaaagttgtgaaaattaagggccacacttgttttcaaggggagataattagaaattaatgaaaaatttcgagaaattttcaaaaatcttcctctcaagaaccagaaagccaggaaagctgaaacttgtgtggaaggatcctcaggtagtgtagattcaaagttgtgaaattcatgacccccgggggtagggtggggccacaatggggggtcgaagttttacataggaatatatagagtaaatctttaaaaatcttcttctcagaaactaatcagccaggaaagctgaaacttgtgtggaagcatcctcaggcagtgtagattcaaagttgtgaaactcatgacccccaggggtagggcggggcacaatggggggtcgaagttttacataggaatatatagagtaaatctttaaaaatcttcttctcagaaaataatcagccaggaaagctgaaacttgtgtggaagcatcctcaggtagtgtagatttaaagttgtgaaattcatgacccccaggggtagggtggggccacaatggggggtcgaagttttacataggaatatatagagtaaatctttaaaaatcttcttctcagaaactaatcagccaggaaagctcaaacttgtgtggaagcatcctgaggtagtgtagattcaaagttgtgaaaattatgacccccaggggtagggtggggccacaatggggggtcgaatttttacataggaatatatagagtaaatctttgaaaatcttcttctcagaaactaatcagccaggaaagctgaaacttgtgtggaagcatcctcaggtagtgcagattcaaagttgtgaaattcatgatccccaggggtagggtggggccacaatggggggtcgaagttttacataggaatatatagagtaaatctttaaaaatcttcttctcagaaactaatcagccaggaaagctgaaaacttgtgtggaaacatcctcaggcagtgtagattcaaagttgtgaaaatcatgatccctggtggtagggtgaggccacattggggggggggtgttaaagttttacatagaaatatagagtaaatctttgaaaatcttcttctcagaaactaatcagccaggaaagctcaaacttgtgtggaagcatccttaggtagtgtagattcaaagttgtgaaaatcatgacccccaggggtagggtggggccacaattgggtggtcgaagttttacataggaatatatagagtaaatctttaaaaatcttcttctcagaaactaatcagccaggaaagctgaaacttatgtggaagcatcctcaggtagtgcagattcaaagttgtgaaaatcatgatccctgggggtagggtggggcacaatggagggtcgaagttttacataggaatatatagagtaaatctttaaaattcttcttctcagaaactaatcagccaggaaagctgaaacttatgtggaagcatcctcaggtagtgcagattcaaagttgtgaaaatcatgatccctgggggtagggtggggcacaatggagggtcgaagttttacataggaatatatagagtaaatctttaaaattcttcctctcagaaactaaacagccaggaaagctcaaacttgtgtggaagcatcctcaggcagtgtagattcaaagttgtgaaaattatgacccccaggggtagggtggggccacaatggggggtcgaagttttacataggaatatatagagtaaatctttgaaaatcttcttctcagccaggaaagctgaaactcgtgtggaagcattctcaggcagtgtagattcaaagttgtgaaattcatgatccctgggggtagggtgaggcacaatggggggtcgaagttgtacataggaatatatagagtaaatct
This genomic window from Magallana gigas chromosome 5, xbMagGiga1.1, whole genome shotgun sequence contains:
- the LOC105337904 gene encoding SCY1-like protein 2, giving the protein MDVFNKLRSAVSSALPGNPLSKDFDVSNHVASGGPGLSWKIYNAIKRTTKQEASVFVFEKKNLEKYSKKDRDLIIDSLKKGVSQLTRLRHPKILSVLQPLEESREALAFATEPVFASLANVLGDHTNVPTPVPSELTEYKLFDVEIKHGIIQVAEGLGFLHKDAKMMHNNICPSSIIVNKYGAWKLAGFDFCVANISQQDQATTFPCHEWNPDQPIMTQPCLDYMAPEYCLTLSCCEASDMFSLGVLIYCIYNHGKPLYECHNQLSQFKKFTEELRKFRASLLGSVPEGLQQYVKLLLNTEPTVRPDPSQLMKVDFFDDVGTVTLQFMDTLFQRDNLQKSEFFRGLPKILKNLPKRVNQQRILPPLVKESVNHDMVPFTLPSLLYMADQATESEYRSIIFPALVPLLRMREPIQISLIFMQNMSVMLKKTPVSDMTNHILPMIHQSLEANNSQLQDMCLDIVPTFAGLIDFSALKKSILPRIKKICLSTSTLSVRINCLLCIGKLLEYMDKWTVLDDVLPLLPQIPSREPAVLMSILGIYQVTMSHAKLGITKDLLATKVLPFLIPISIDSNLNLSQFNAYITTIKDMISKLESEHRGKLEQIDKMRQEQKTIEITKITGQDEKSAKSEEPKTMMDQFLSGYNVQKTVANSKQSPSLIQTSVPSSATNKEAESKPAGSKTLTLEEKQRLAQQQEQQRRFKEQKPITMATSKASPVAKTQPKDLSASLMNSSPIGQPRMMGNQGMMGQQQSLNSNVMGFSQSGLTSTGGFPSYSGVGSMGQMQGSSGSRPASGTNSKQSFDLSAFDSLLPSASQPKMSLNQMNGSQSQGASFPMSNSSFNSMNSMANQPMRPQTMSGSSMMPGQPGMMGNHGFMGNQRMMGNQGMMGNQGFMGQPGMMRQPTPMMQGQFNTSMNSMNFPQNQGSSNATKSNITNNDISDIFG